Within Ipomoea triloba cultivar NCNSP0323 chromosome 9, ASM357664v1, the genomic segment ATCAAGTGAAAGTAAGTGTGGATAAAGTTATTGATCCAAGAGCTCCTGTACCATTCCCTACCGATGAGGTTCAGCTAGTAGGAGCTGCAATGCACCAATTTGTTATTTGGTCAAAGAAGTTGGTAGAGTTATGCACTCAAGCTGATGAGGTATGCATTCTCAAAACTTTTGGttcttaaaaagtatttaatttactctttaaaaatagtaattgtTATTACTTATATTGAACAGTTAAAAAGAATGTCCAAATTGACGATTGAATCCGATGTGCAACAACCTAATGTTGATATGATTATAGTTGATCCGACTTCTTTGAGTCCTTTATGTCAAAAGGCATATAAAGTTGCTcgaaaactagaacaaaatctTGTGGTGCAAATGTCTCGTGGTATTGTGGGCGACATTGAATATGATGTATATGTTGAGAAGTTGGAGACCATGCGGTTTTTGAATATGGAGACGTTGGATATTTGTTGTATGCAGTTCTTTATAAGGTATAAGTTCTttgttattatttgtttataatatttttcatttcaattatttgataaatatataaacaattggATGTATTTTTGTAATAGGTGTCTGTATAAGGAATTTCATTTGGCATCCAAGACCACGTATGGCTTTATAGATCCATTTTACATTCAACCAAAATTGACGACTAAAGCACAACGAACAGGGTATATAAATGTCACCATGCAATATGGAcagaaaaaatgttatttagccCCTTACATTTATAAGTAAGTTTTAAttgctttaaataaaatagcttAAATACAATGTgcttttattacatattatatttacttacaactaataaattatttgtttgtagGGAACATTGGATGTTGATGGCAATTTGTCCACTGTTATATGAAATCTATTGGTTTGATTCCGTTGGACGCGAACCACGTCAGGACATTAAAGACATAGTTGAAACGTCGGTAAacttataactaattaatacttattatacataaagtacggtgccatatagtatttatatatacatatctcttatatttataggtatatgaaatcaacattacattccaaaggaaggaaaacaaatcgtcaaccaaaatggattaattgtttggtaagtattttatacatttgtaaaactacatatatttcatagtttttaattaaatgaattcttaattgtattataattcaaatatatagtgTGCCAAACAAGTTGGAGCTACCGAATGCGGGTATTATGTGATGAAGTACATGTTTGAAATTCTTTCCAAAGAAGCATACGAAGGAATGGATAAGGCaagtaatttaagaaaatacatttctcattcaaattttaaaaatactagatTAAATCagcttactaattattatttattacttttcaaaattattacagaTAGTGGAGAGAGTTGGTTCATTGAGCTACAATCAACAAGAGATTGATGAAATTAGAGACACATGGGCCAAGTACTTCATTGATGAATGTATTAATACATTGCATTAGCTAGTATGTGAAATAGTAATGTGAATTAATACATTGCATTAGCTAGTATGTGAAATAGTAATGTGATGTATTGCTTTTCATTAGCTAGTATGTGAAATAGTAATGTGAtgtattgcttttattgatTCGGTACATGAAATAGTAATGTGAtgtattgcttttattgatTCGGTACAAAGTTTGGGATAATATTATgacttgtattaattaatatagataatttttgatgaatttctattattaattattatcaattgtgagatttattgcttttattaattttgatattataaatataaattgtccaagttttgaatgtgattgtgattgctatatatatttgagcaggttttggatgtaaatagaaaaataaaattaatatttaaaaacaaaaaaattaccctacaacgtcggcacgtcggctagtcttattagccgacgttgtagggtaatttttttggtttaatattacctacaacgtcggctatttgtaaatagccgacgttgtagggtacctacggcgtcggctatttgtaattagccgacgttgtagggtattttagtagctttcaaattacctacaacgtcggctatttacaaatagccgacgttgtagggtacctacgacgtcggctatttgtaattagccaacgttgtagggtattttagtagctttcaaattacctacaacgtcggctatttgtaattagccgacgttgtatgtgtacacttacaacgtcggccagatcaacgtcggcTTTAGGCGACGTTAAAGGGTCtacttagccgacgttaaaagccgtaTGTGTAGTAGTGAAGGAAGATTGTgtaattaaagatgaaaaaggGTTTACAATACGTATATATAAAGatgtgtaattatatatagaatagaaTCGGTAGAATCCGTTTATTATAAGGAAGATTGTGTAATTAAAGATGAGGAAATCACGTGAAAAATGGGGGAGAAGAAGACAATAACATGAAAAGACTCATTTACCCCCACATATAACACTTAACTAGCTGACCACAAACGGAAGGATTATTGCGTGTCAAGTGTcttttttgtccaaattaaaagacgatgaccaattttggaaaattaaCATAATCGGgagaccattgctggaattaactcttcttGAATATATCAcgttcatgcatatatatatatatatatatatatatatagctaaaagactattgtatatatagtggtgcaaatcccCTTCTTTTTCTAATGTGGTGCAAGTGCTTTTTTACAAGCCTTTCCACAtctattttccaactcaaatgggtctactttgagaatcaaattttcattcacccattatccattttgaacgtataatatatcgatctctaaTCTTCGTCTCATTAcaaagaacccgaatccactttgacccgacacaaatcgaaagtggaccatacatatatttgtaccacaaaatagacacttacaatatcatttttgttattttttccaaCACTTAGTTTGTTCCAATTTTNGTATGTGAAATAGTAATGTGAtgtattgcttttattgatTCGGTACAAAGTTTGGGATAATATTATgacttgtattaattaatatagataatttttgatgaatttctattattaattattatcaattgtgagatttattgcttttattaattttgatattataaatataaattgtccaagttttgaatgtgattgtgattgctatatatatttgagcaggttttggatgtaaatagaaaaataaaattaatatttaaaaacaaaaaaattaccctacaacgtcggcacgtcggctagtcttattagccgacgttgtagggtaatttttttggtttaatattacctacaacgtcggctatttgtaaatagccgacgttgtagggtacctacggcgtcggctatttgtaattagccgacgttgtagggtattttagtagctttcaaattacctacaacgtcggctatttacaaatagccgacgttgtagggtacctacgacgtcggctatttgtaattagccaacgttgtagggtattttagtagctttcaaattacctacaacgtcggctatttgtaattagccgacgttgtatgtgtacacttacaacgtcggccagatcaacgtcggcTTTAGGCGACGTTAAAGGGTCtacttagccgacgttaaaagccgtaTGTGTAGTAGTGAAGGAAGATTGTgtaattaaagatgaaaaaggGTTTACAATACGTATATATAAAGatgtgtaattatatatagaatagaaTCGGTAGAATCCGTTTATTATAAGGAAGATTGTGTAATTAAAGATGAGGAAATCACGTGAAAAATGGGGGAGAAGAAGACAATAACATGAAAAGACTCATTTACCCCCACATATAACACTTAACTAGCTGACCACAAACGGAAGGATTATTGCGTGTCAAGTGTcttttttgtccaaattaaaagacgatgacCAAACTCTTCTTGAATATATCAcgttcatgcatatatatatatatatatatatatatatagctaaaagactattgtatatatagtggtgcaaatcccCTTCTTTTTCTAATGTGGTGCAAGTGCTTTTTTACAAGCCTTTCCACAtctattttccaactcaaatgggtctactttgagaatcaaattttcattcacccattatccattttgaacgtataatatatcgatctctaaTCTTCGTCTCATTAcaaagaacccgaatccactttgacccgacacaaatcgaaagtggaccatacatatatttgtaccacaaaatagacacttacaatatcatttttgttattttttccaaCACTTAGTTTGTTCCAATTTTGAATACGATTAAAAAActtcttaattaatttggttCTTAAGAATTTTTCTCTTTGTTATTTGTTGACattgttttccttcttctccTACAAGTTGCAACCATTTGTAgactcttaaatttttttattttacaagttgatgatgatgccaATACATAGGACAAATTTAGAGTTGttagtaatatataaaaaaacatatttggAGGTTTTAGTCGACGTGTGTTGAAGCTTTCAATGTTAGTGttcatattgtaattttttaaattattataaccGGCCTGCCCGAccaacattatattaattattaaactgTCTTAATTAGTTGTCGGTAATTAGTCTTCTGAAGCTtcaataattagaaaattttttaatacaagTTGACCATACATATTAAAGCataactatattaaaaatgtgaataatgtATTCCATTTGGTTGATGATAATAtcaatatacaaattacaaatttgaagtTGTTagtaatctatctatactatatataaaaacaatttcctcctcccaaattttccccctaaaacttaggggtattttggtaaaatcatttattttatttatttattattttattattttattaattatccatcctataatattattatggtaatatatgataatgataatatgataatatggtaatattgttaatattaatgggtgatggatgattggtgatatataattgataattgataatatggtatatggtaatattcttaatattaatatattaatatataatatattaatatatataatatattaatattaattaattaattggtgattattttaaaaaagaataattaattggtgattggtgattagtgatatggtaatattgttatataNatatatatatatatatatatatatatagctaaaagactattgtatatatagtggtgcaaatcccCTTCTTTTTCTAATGTGGTGCAAGTGCTTTTTTACAAGCCTTTCCACAtctattttccaactcaaatgggtctactttgagaatcaaattttcattcacccattatccattttgaacgtataatatatcgatctctaaTCTTCGTCTCATTAcaaagaacccgaatccactttgacccgacacaaatcgaaagtggaccatacatatatttgtaccacaaaatagacacttacaatatcatttttgttattttttccaaCACTTAGTTTGTTCCAATTTTGAATACGATTAAAAAActtcttaattaatttggttCTTAAGAATTTTTCTCTTTGTTATTTGTTGACattgttttccttcttctccTACAAGTTGCAACCATTTGTAgactcttaaatttttttattttacaagttgatgatgatgccaATACATAGGACAAATTTAGAGTTGttagtaatatataaaaaaacatatttggAGGTTTTAGTCGACGTGTGTTGAAGCTTTCAATGTTAGTGttcatattgtaattttttaaattattataaccGGCCTGCCCGAccaacattatattaattattaaactgTCTTAATTAGTTGTCGGTAATTAGTCTTCTGAAGCTtcaataattagaaaattttttaatacaagTTGACCATACATATTAAAGCataactatattaaaaatgtgaataatgtATTCCATTTGGTTGATGATAATAtcaatatacaaattacaaatttgaagtTGTTagtaatctatctatactatatataaaaacaatttcctcctcccaaattttccccctaaaacttaggggtattttggtaaaatcatttattttatttatttattattttattattttattaattatccatcctataatattattatggtaatatatgataatgataatatgataatatggtaatattgttaatattaatgggtgatggatgattggtgatatataattgataattgataatatggtatatggtaatattcttaatattaatatattaatatataatatattaatatatataatatattaatattaattaattaattggtgattattttaaaaaagaataattaattggtgattggtgattagtgatatggtaatattgttatatattaatattaattaattaatatatatatatatatttatttatttatttatattaatattaattaattaattggtgattggtgattagtgatatggtaatattgttatatattaatatttatatctatatagattgatattgatattaattaattaattggtgattgatgattagtgatatgataatctatatctatatatctatatatctttatataattgacatgtgattaactatattagaatgaaaaaattatataatatattgtagtaaaatttttacatgtcaatcatctatatttacataaaattaaaattaattatactttccttttgaaaaatcttccatattatgtttatcctccactatataatgatgagaaatgactcttctctcacaacgtaccaatatNtcattgagaaattagttcaaacattatacttttattaaacggttttttatacttgccgtaattttatctaatcaattaaagaaattaatggtacacatattacggacataattaaagaaaattaaacatacacatatatattacggataaaattaaagaaaattaaacatacacatattaagtccataattaaacgaaattaaaatatacattattttttaattataatatatactccttaattaccatacttattcataatacatggacgtcataattagcataatattaatctatactatatataaaaacataagaatagtaaaggcatattttaaattttaaacaatagtaaaggtaaattaaaaatagaatgaaaatatttcaataataatattctacatcattaattaaaaatagaacagaaattaggtaaaaataccagtggatctattattctaattgactaattaactgaaaataaaaaaaaatcgactaaaaatgaatctgatgttactaattgattgaatatataaaaggaaatgaatattaataattgactgtaaataaaaaaaatatccataattaactaaaatgaaaaaggaaatgttcatatcattgcaatttaattaaaaaaaggaaaacattctacatcataaataataaaggcatattataaacaatattaaagataaattaaaaaaggaacggaaattaaaaatgaaacggaaatatttcaataataatattctacatcatcaattaaaaatggaacgaaaattaggtaaatattactatgtaattcttttcatttttcctagataaggttgcctgatattaatttatacataacaatcggcactaataatttaaaaaaattaaaaaaatagaagaactgccggagacgtctatttttcttttttaaattttattattattattattattatttaattattttaattaaaattatttaaaaagtttattttaaaattaataaccaccatgtcatcacaattgtagataaacatgtcaatttggacttctttttttttttttgaaaacatgtcaatttgtacttaatatagttcaggaatccaattgcattctttttgagttcgatggcctaattgcaattttgtgtgtagttcagtggtttatttgaccattattccgagaaaaatgatattactaattgatttaaaatataaaaagattgtaatctatattctatctactatactaataagagcaaaagagagttaggcctaaaatgggtaaaaaaaaatggcggtcaaattatttaatcaaatggatggttcagatgaattatttaatcaaatagatggttaagataattcagattaatattattaatagagattacctaatttaaccttacttttatgattatccgttaagttttccgttaaatattctcttctccgttaatattccgttaacttttaacttattcattaatttctataagaaaggtcttaggttcgaacctcatctcaatcaaatttgacataattaagtttctcactctattttactcttattaaattaaataaattagtagctacaacaaaaaatgatacatatgtatttctttaatttagaattatgcgtctacaatacatttatttgaaaaaattattcattatcaaaaaattaaattaaataagagaaataatttaattagttatattgtctttattttctctcatacaaagattctttacattcaaatttatcaattgatattcattaaattgtccattatcttatttttacagtatctttttattaaatatcaaagttctagtacaaaataatgttatatatttatttaccaagtattttattaatactatgaaaaaaaaaattttaaaaatttgaagctaattatattaactacttggggattggtct encodes:
- the LOC116029687 gene encoding uncharacterized protein LOC116029687; translation: MEMQEEFSKQLSQKMEMQEEFSKQLQASMDELRKQFGLMQTPIFQPAQSRREDDIYVDPQSHHSDKASSPDPFADLPAIGARCQLYLEDPVRRAVAFGIAYKGETVHGVELNTDQVKVSVDKVIDPRAPVPFPTDEVQLVGAAMHQFVIWSKKLVELCTQADELKRMSKLTIESDVQQPNVDMIIVDPTSLSPLCQKAYKVARKLEQNLVVQMSRGIVGDIEYDVYVEKLETMRFLNMETLDICCMQFFIRCLYKEFHLASKTTYGFIDPFYIQPKLTTKAQRTGEHWMLMAICPLLYEIYWFDSVGREPRQDIKDIVETSCAKQVGATECGYYVMKYMFEILSKEAYEGMDKIVERVGSLSYNQQEIDEIRDTWAKYFIDECINTLH